One genomic region from Microcystis panniformis FACHB-1757 encodes:
- a CDS encoding HhoA/HhoB/HtrA family serine endopeptidase, protein MTHNIFNDNISPSNEGNPKRSKSSAMKKLFAYSSLLVLGAGLGIGATYAYSQNPLELAQNIATATNNPRPSTAAAAAPSSLVIPTNFVASVVQEVGPAVVRINASREVNGGGDFSEFANDPVFRRFFGSQIPERGEKQVQRGTGSGFIISNDGKIITNAHVVEGADKVTVTLKDGRTIDGKVLGSDPLTDVAVVQVETSNLPTVKLGNSDSLQVGEWAIAIGNPLGLDNTVTTGIISAKERNGSQIGASDKRVDFLQTDAAINPGNSGGPLLNARGEVIGVNTAIIQNAQGLGFAIPIKTAQKIAEQLIATGKVEHPYLGVQMVQLTPEVKEQLADSPMADNWNVPDDSGVLLVRVMRDSPAAEAGLRSGDVLKSVGGKNVTDPDAVQEIVDNTQIGDNLPVEISREGQKINLNIQVGSLNTANRS, encoded by the coding sequence ATGACTCACAATATTTTTAACGATAATATTTCCCCGAGCAACGAAGGCAATCCCAAACGCTCCAAATCTTCTGCGATGAAAAAACTTTTTGCCTATTCCTCTTTACTGGTTTTGGGTGCTGGGTTAGGTATCGGTGCCACCTATGCCTACAGTCAAAATCCTCTAGAATTAGCCCAAAATATTGCCACCGCTACCAATAATCCTCGCCCCTCCACAGCAGCGGCAGCCGCTCCCTCGTCTTTGGTTATTCCTACCAATTTTGTCGCTTCTGTGGTGCAAGAAGTGGGGCCGGCGGTGGTGAGAATTAATGCTTCTAGGGAAGTCAATGGAGGCGGTGATTTTTCGGAATTTGCTAACGATCCTGTTTTCCGTCGCTTCTTCGGTTCTCAAATACCAGAGCGAGGAGAAAAACAAGTTCAAAGGGGTACAGGTTCCGGGTTTATTATCAGTAATGACGGTAAAATTATCACCAATGCTCACGTTGTCGAGGGAGCAGATAAGGTGACTGTCACCCTCAAAGATGGTCGCACCATTGATGGTAAAGTTTTAGGTAGTGATCCTTTAACTGATGTGGCAGTGGTACAGGTAGAAACGAGCAATTTACCCACGGTTAAATTAGGTAATTCTGATAGTTTACAGGTGGGAGAATGGGCGATCGCTATCGGTAATCCTTTGGGATTAGATAACACTGTCACCACGGGGATTATTAGTGCCAAGGAACGCAATGGCTCCCAAATTGGTGCTAGTGATAAACGGGTGGATTTCCTGCAAACCGATGCGGCAATTAACCCCGGAAATTCCGGCGGACCTTTGTTAAATGCTCGGGGAGAAGTCATCGGAGTTAACACTGCTATCATTCAAAATGCCCAGGGTTTAGGTTTTGCTATTCCGATTAAAACTGCCCAAAAAATCGCTGAACAATTAATCGCCACGGGTAAGGTGGAACATCCCTATCTCGGTGTTCAAATGGTGCAGTTAACTCCAGAGGTAAAAGAACAATTAGCCGATAGTCCCATGGCTGATAATTGGAATGTCCCCGATGATTCTGGTGTCTTGTTAGTGCGAGTGATGAGAGATTCTCCTGCCGCAGAAGCAGGATTGCGATCGGGTGATGTGTTAAAGTCTGTAGGTGGTAAGAATGTCACCGATCCCGATGCGGTTCAGGAAATTGTTGATAACACTCAAATCGGCGATAATTTACCCGTAGAAATTAGCCGGGAAGGACAAAAAATTAATCTGAATATTCAAGTTGGTAGCTTGAATACTGCTAACAGATCCTAG
- a CDS encoding HhoA/HhoB/HtrA family serine endopeptidase produces the protein MKLPTGLRRTITHALATFLGVMLGFSSLAAVNAQNLPTAAADLPRIPPEMTAESFVAKAVARTGAAVVRIDTEAIITRPNSPFFDDPFFQEFFGEQFRLPTQQRVAGQGSGFIIDGSGLILTNAHVVDNADKVTVTLKDGRSFKGEVRGTDEITDLAVVKINPQGENLPVAVLGNSSSIQVGDWAIAVGNPVGLDNTVTLGIISTIGRSAAKAGIPDKRIDFIQTDAAINPGNSGGPLLNAQGEVIGINTAIRADAMGIGFAIPIDRAKQLQATLESGQKVAHPYIGVQMVNLTPDLARANNQNPNSPMIVPEVSGILVVKVLPNTPAEKAGIRRGDVIVKANNQPVSDGGQLQEMVEKTGIGQSLPLRIRRGERAIDLTVITAQMSNQ, from the coding sequence ATGAAACTTCCTACAGGGTTACGGCGAACTATTACCCATGCTTTGGCAACTTTTCTGGGAGTTATGCTCGGTTTTAGCAGTTTAGCGGCGGTAAATGCTCAAAATCTGCCCACTGCTGCCGCCGATCTGCCCAGAATCCCCCCGGAGATGACGGCGGAAAGTTTTGTCGCTAAAGCAGTGGCGCGCACGGGTGCGGCGGTGGTGCGAATTGACACCGAAGCGATCATTACTCGTCCCAATAGCCCCTTTTTTGATGATCCTTTTTTTCAGGAGTTTTTTGGGGAACAGTTTCGTCTTCCCACCCAACAGCGAGTGGCTGGCCAGGGATCGGGTTTTATTATCGATGGCAGTGGTTTAATCTTAACTAATGCCCATGTGGTCGATAATGCCGATAAGGTAACGGTAACTTTAAAAGATGGTCGTAGCTTCAAAGGAGAAGTGCGCGGTACTGATGAGATCACTGATTTAGCCGTAGTGAAAATTAATCCCCAAGGGGAAAATTTACCTGTAGCCGTCCTCGGCAATTCCTCATCCATACAAGTGGGGGACTGGGCGATCGCAGTAGGCAATCCCGTCGGTCTAGATAATACGGTAACTTTAGGAATTATTAGCACGATCGGGCGCTCGGCGGCTAAGGCGGGTATTCCCGATAAACGCATTGATTTTATCCAAACCGATGCCGCTATTAACCCGGGTAATTCCGGCGGTCCTTTACTCAACGCCCAAGGAGAAGTCATCGGCATCAATACGGCGATTCGTGCCGATGCCATGGGCATCGGTTTTGCCATTCCCATCGACCGGGCCAAGCAGTTACAAGCGACCCTAGAATCAGGTCAAAAGGTGGCCCATCCCTATATCGGTGTGCAGATGGTTAATCTAACTCCCGATTTAGCCCGGGCTAATAATCAAAACCCCAATTCTCCCATGATCGTCCCGGAAGTGTCGGGAATTTTGGTGGTGAAAGTCCTACCCAATACCCCCGCCGAAAAAGCCGGGATCCGTCGCGGGGATGTGATTGTTAAAGCTAATAATCAACCGGTTAGCGATGGCGGTCAGTTACAGGAAATGGTGGAAAAAACTGGAATCGGTCAATCTTTACCCCTCAGAATCAGAAGGGGGGAAAGGGCGATCGATCTCACCGTAATCACCGCCCAAATGTCAAATCAGTAA
- a CDS encoding DnaJ domain-containing protein, whose protein sequence is MAKKLDFVIPAVGGVTGANLSTCLGNIGLVGGFGGISVGLVGMTGIGILTSSAIYASLQGLETNDRNVGLALGIGSLGGIGIYSTFGGVGVAVKGTAFGVGVGSMAIAGGLVGLGIYGLMKMLSPYSNDNFYRNLEFFDRITREYEEALFWQEVTGKYENLEAELQRLLEEVSVQENQQLDSTEITIPERLSWQCFQTLKGHQENIGAIDVSPDGKIIASAGEDQTIKLWQRETGKLIYSLVGVNEPLQSLAISPNGKSIIAGGLDGRISQWQLDTKQYKSSFFARVNAPDSHDGVILQLAFAANEKFIVSASNDKTLRIWGYYTGELKRTLIGHEDAVNTCAISPDSQIIASGSDDKTIKLWRFDHSYAYQTFIGDRAAVNSLAFSNDGQYLVSGCSDKTIKIWDIKTGEIIKSWQAHEQAIISIAINSHRHLIASASRTEIKIWQGQTGELIKILRGTAPLKFSPDGQFLMTGSYGGKVKIWSEILWELEILPYDYEDWWEVLEVSKNASFSEVKQRYYQLARQYHPDHNYSTMAIKIMQKVNRAYEQFLFSISQQ, encoded by the coding sequence ATGGCTAAAAAGCTCGATTTTGTTATTCCCGCCGTCGGTGGAGTCACAGGAGCCAATTTATCTACTTGTCTGGGAAATATTGGCTTAGTCGGCGGATTTGGCGGTATAAGCGTCGGTTTAGTGGGAATGACGGGGATTGGCATCCTGACAAGTTCGGCAATTTATGCCAGTCTGCAAGGACTAGAAACAAACGATCGCAATGTCGGGTTAGCTTTGGGAATAGGAAGCCTTGGCGGAATCGGTATCTACTCTACCTTTGGGGGTGTGGGAGTCGCGGTTAAAGGTACAGCTTTCGGTGTTGGTGTCGGTTCTATGGCGATCGCTGGTGGCCTAGTCGGGTTAGGAATCTACGGACTGATGAAAATGTTATCTCCCTACTCCAACGATAATTTTTATAGGAATCTAGAATTTTTTGATCGCATTACTAGAGAGTACGAAGAAGCTTTATTTTGGCAAGAAGTTACGGGGAAATATGAAAATCTAGAGGCAGAATTACAGCGACTGTTAGAAGAAGTATCTGTTCAGGAAAATCAACAGTTAGATTCTACAGAAATTACTATTCCAGAGCGTTTATCTTGGCAGTGTTTCCAAACTCTTAAAGGTCATCAGGAAAATATTGGGGCGATCGATGTTAGTCCTGATGGTAAAATTATCGCTAGTGCGGGAGAAGATCAAACCATAAAACTTTGGCAGCGAGAAACGGGTAAATTAATTTATTCCCTTGTGGGAGTTAATGAACCGCTCCAAAGTCTGGCTATAAGTCCTAACGGTAAATCGATCATTGCTGGTGGATTGGATGGCAGAATTAGTCAGTGGCAATTAGACACTAAGCAGTATAAAAGTAGTTTTTTCGCTCGTGTGAATGCTCCCGATAGCCACGATGGTGTAATTTTACAATTAGCTTTTGCTGCCAATGAAAAATTTATTGTTAGTGCTAGTAATGACAAAACTCTGCGAATCTGGGGTTATTATACAGGAGAATTAAAGCGAACTTTAATCGGTCATGAGGATGCAGTTAATACCTGTGCTATTAGTCCCGATAGCCAAATTATTGCTAGTGGTAGTGATGATAAAACTATTAAATTATGGCGATTTGATCATAGTTATGCTTATCAAACTTTTATCGGTGACAGGGCAGCCGTTAACAGTTTAGCTTTTAGTAATGATGGTCAATATCTAGTTAGTGGCTGTAGTGATAAAACGATTAAAATCTGGGATATAAAGACAGGAGAAATTATTAAAAGTTGGCAGGCACACGAGCAGGCAATTATCAGTATTGCTATTAATTCTCATCGCCATCTAATTGCTAGTGCTTCCCGAACAGAAATTAAAATTTGGCAAGGACAAACAGGAGAATTAATTAAAATTTTACGGGGAACTGCTCCCTTAAAATTTAGTCCTGACGGTCAATTTTTAATGACAGGTAGTTATGGAGGTAAGGTAAAAATATGGTCAGAAATTTTGTGGGAATTAGAAATATTACCCTACGATTACGAGGATTGGTGGGAAGTTTTAGAAGTTTCTAAGAATGCTAGTTTTTCAGAAGTTAAACAAAGATATTATCAGCTTGCTCGTCAGTATCACCCCGATCACAATTATTCCACCATGGCGATTAAAATTATGCAAAAAGTTAATCGAGCTTACGAGCAGTTTTTATTTTCTATCTCGCAACAGTAA
- the pyrH gene encoding UMP kinase, translated as MAYKRVLLKLSGEALMGNLGYGIDPMVVSAIAQEISEVVDQGIQLAIVVGGGNIFRGVKAASAGMDRATADYIGMIATVMNAMTLQDALERAQVPTRVLTAIAMQELAEPYIRRRAIRHLEKGRVVVFGAGSGNPFFTTDTTAALRAAEIDAEVVFKATKVDGVYDSDPSHNPNARRFQSLTYGHVLTHDLRVMDGTAIALCKENNIPIVVFDLSVTGNIVRAVKGEPVGTLVGGFCEVS; from the coding sequence ATGGCGTACAAGCGGGTATTATTAAAACTGAGTGGGGAGGCCCTAATGGGCAATCTCGGCTATGGGATCGACCCGATGGTGGTTTCCGCTATCGCTCAGGAAATCTCCGAAGTGGTTGACCAAGGCATCCAATTGGCGATCGTGGTCGGTGGGGGCAATATTTTTCGGGGGGTGAAAGCCGCCTCGGCCGGCATGGATCGGGCCACGGCCGATTATATTGGTATGATAGCAACAGTCATGAACGCTATGACCTTGCAGGATGCCCTAGAACGAGCGCAAGTACCGACTAGGGTATTAACGGCGATTGCCATGCAGGAATTAGCTGAACCCTACATCCGCCGGCGAGCAATCCGTCATCTGGAAAAAGGTCGGGTAGTGGTTTTTGGTGCGGGATCGGGTAATCCTTTCTTTACCACCGATACCACGGCGGCCCTGCGCGCTGCCGAAATCGACGCGGAAGTGGTGTTTAAAGCGACGAAAGTGGATGGAGTTTATGATTCCGATCCCTCCCATAACCCTAACGCGCGACGCTTTCAAAGTCTTACCTACGGTCATGTGCTGACTCATGATCTGCGGGTGATGGACGGAACTGCGATCGCTCTGTGCAAGGAAAATAATATCCCGATAGTCGTTTTCGATCTGTCGGTGACAGGTAATATTGTTCGCGCTGTCAAAGGTGAACCCGTTGGAACATTGGTAGGAGGATTCTGTGAAGTTAGCTGA
- the frr gene encoding ribosome recycling factor, protein MQKTVESTQRAFNTIRTGRANASLLDRIVVEYYGMETPLKSLATISTPDATTIAIQPFDRTSMGAIEKAISLSDVGLTPSNDGQIIRLNIPPLTSDRRKELVKLAAKLAEEGKVAIRNIRRDAIDAIRKQEKSHEISEDESRDLQDQVQKSTDKFIAKIEDLLTTKEKDIMTV, encoded by the coding sequence ATGCAGAAAACCGTCGAATCAACCCAGAGAGCTTTTAATACGATTCGTACCGGCCGGGCAAATGCTTCTCTTTTAGATCGGATCGTGGTGGAGTATTATGGCATGGAAACTCCCCTCAAGTCCCTGGCGACCATTAGCACTCCCGACGCGACCACGATCGCCATTCAACCCTTCGATCGTACCAGTATGGGGGCGATCGAAAAGGCGATTTCTCTCTCGGACGTGGGTTTAACCCCCAGTAATGACGGTCAGATCATTCGTTTGAATATCCCTCCCCTCACTAGCGATCGCCGCAAGGAATTGGTCAAATTAGCGGCGAAATTGGCCGAAGAAGGAAAGGTGGCTATCCGCAATATTCGCCGGGATGCGATCGATGCTATCCGTAAACAGGAGAAAAGTCACGAAATTTCTGAGGATGAATCCAGGGATTTACAGGATCAAGTGCAGAAATCCACCGATAAATTTATCGCCAAAATCGAGGATTTGTTAACGACAAAAGAAAAAGATATCATGACCGTTTAA
- a CDS encoding ISAs1 family transposase — MLSLIEKLKQVKDFRKDKGKRHPLWIVLVVIILGTMLGYSGYRELGEFAKNNRHRLSKEFNIIPERVPSYSTIRRVMMGVDWQSLLKMFNEWALQEYGQRDDINWLGIDGKSLKNTLKNPNNEQQNFIMFISLFSQESGLVLHLKRIENKKGSEIDEGQAIIEDCSLQNKVFTGDALHCQKKTISLIAKTKNDYVITVKGNQKNLYQRIQDLSNSSKPESFFLEQDNSHGRKISRKIEVFKVRKNERKGFENLRRVIKVERRGSRGDKTYEETAYYISSLTESAEVFAKIIRGHWKIENQLHWVKDVIFEEDKSEISDFQAASNWSILTTIGLNLFRGLGFLSITEGQRWLAERWEKLIVLST; from the coding sequence ATGTTGAGCTTAATAGAAAAACTAAAACAAGTCAAGGACTTTCGGAAAGATAAAGGAAAAAGACACCCTTTATGGATAGTATTAGTAGTAATAATACTAGGAACAATGCTAGGATACTCAGGTTATAGAGAACTAGGAGAGTTTGCTAAAAATAATCGGCACAGGCTGAGTAAAGAATTTAACATAATTCCAGAAAGAGTCCCATCCTATTCAACAATTAGAAGGGTAATGATGGGAGTTGACTGGCAGAGTTTGTTAAAAATGTTTAATGAATGGGCATTACAAGAATATGGACAAAGAGATGATATAAATTGGCTAGGCATAGATGGAAAAAGTCTCAAAAACACCCTAAAGAATCCTAACAATGAACAACAAAATTTTATCATGTTTATCTCATTGTTTAGTCAAGAAAGTGGCTTGGTATTACACTTAAAAAGAATCGAAAACAAAAAAGGGTCTGAAATCGACGAAGGGCAAGCTATAATTGAGGATTGCTCTCTCCAAAATAAAGTTTTTACTGGGGATGCTTTACACTGTCAGAAGAAAACAATCAGCTTAATAGCCAAGACTAAAAATGACTATGTTATCACCGTTAAAGGAAATCAGAAAAATCTTTATCAGCGAATACAAGACCTGAGTAATTCCTCAAAGCCAGAAAGTTTTTTTCTTGAACAAGATAATAGTCATGGACGAAAAATATCAAGAAAAATAGAAGTTTTTAAAGTGAGGAAAAATGAAAGAAAAGGGTTTGAAAATCTGCGAAGAGTTATTAAAGTAGAAAGAAGGGGTAGTCGCGGGGATAAAACCTATGAAGAAACAGCTTACTATATCAGTAGCCTAACCGAATCCGCCGAAGTATTTGCTAAAATTATTCGAGGACACTGGAAAATAGAAAATCAGTTACATTGGGTAAAAGATGTAATTTTTGAGGAAGATAAAAGCGAAATTAGTGATTTTCAAGCGGCCAGCAATTGGTCAATTCTCACAACCATAGGATTGAATCTTTTCAGAGGTTTGGGTTTTCTCTCAATCACAGAGGGACAGAGGTGGTTAGCTGAACGTTGGGAAAAACTGATAGTTTTATCGACGTAA
- the aroQ gene encoding type II 3-dehydroquinate dehydratase, translated as MNKLSILVLHGPNLNLLGKREPNLYGNVNLETINQFLSEEATRLGVNLTAHQSNQEGQLVDWIQQAWGQQHGILINAGAYTHTSIAIRDALLGTKMACVEVHLSNIYKRESFRHHSYIADIAIGQISGFGAESYRLGLWALVDYLQKNREG; from the coding sequence GTGAATAAACTAAGCATTCTGGTTCTACACGGGCCGAATTTAAACCTATTGGGGAAAAGAGAGCCGAATCTCTACGGTAACGTTAATTTAGAGACGATTAACCAGTTTTTAAGCGAAGAAGCTACCCGTTTAGGGGTGAATTTAACCGCGCATCAGTCCAATCAGGAAGGGCAATTAGTGGACTGGATTCAGCAAGCATGGGGTCAGCAGCACGGTATTTTGATTAATGCGGGAGCTTATACTCACACCAGTATCGCCATCCGCGACGCACTATTAGGCACAAAAATGGCCTGTGTGGAAGTACACTTAAGCAATATTTACAAACGCGAGTCTTTTCGTCATCATTCCTACATTGCCGATATAGCCATCGGACAGATTAGCGGTTTTGGGGCCGAAAGTTATCGCCTAGGATTATGGGCATTAGTCGATTATTTGCAAAAGAATAGAGAAGGCTAA
- a CDS encoding serine/threonine-protein kinase encodes MELAAGKILSHRYQIIRQLGKGGFGQTFLACDRQLPNQNRCVIKQFKPQCQDAETVAIARRLFENEAKILQELGIHRHIPRLFAYFEENGQFFLVQEYIEGEDLATEIIAGVYRQDEGKVVALLTEILSILEFVHQKQVIHRDVNPFNLIRRSQDHQLVLIDFGAVKQISTQVVKEGKTVSTIAIGTPGYFPSEQAQGYPRFSSDIYATGIIGLQALTGKEPEDIPLDARTGEILWQHLAMTSAEFSYVIERMIRYDFRQRYTSASEALIDLRKLGKIHHLAPKTTQVVKSQDQVARQGKSWLKKILSVCGTIGLIAGSYLGFDYWKNSRNSLRYYQQGQTFYQLKRYTDALNYYDQALKINPDYLEAFQGKADALLALQRYSEALIIYEKAIQINPDSAWPAWLGRGQALDKLGKNQEALESFERVLSLNPAASQAWQGKADIYLELQQYSAAQKALDKLLTFQQNDAKTWYKKGWSLQNLEDYEGAVKAYDQALAIESDNALIWYQKGNSLYQLNKINEALESYSKAGQFNPQFSQAHYSQGIILQKLGRKPEALEAFTQATKANSNYYQAWLHQGALLHQMERFQEAIASYEKARRISSQKAEVFIGIGNAWYRLGDNYQAINAYQQAIQRQKDNPETWKSLGNSWFKLGQYERAIQAYQESLRYRSNDREVQAQKQLAETRWQELQQSSQNQTPKVDSEEQVP; translated from the coding sequence ATGGAACTCGCTGCCGGAAAAATCCTTAGTCATCGCTACCAAATTATCCGTCAATTGGGAAAAGGGGGATTCGGACAGACTTTCTTGGCCTGCGATCGCCAGTTACCCAATCAAAATCGTTGTGTGATCAAACAATTTAAACCCCAGTGCCAGGATGCCGAAACTGTAGCCATCGCTAGACGACTCTTTGAAAACGAGGCGAAAATCCTGCAAGAATTGGGCATTCATCGCCATATTCCCCGTTTATTTGCCTATTTTGAGGAAAATGGGCAATTTTTTCTCGTGCAAGAATACATTGAAGGGGAAGATTTAGCCACAGAAATTATTGCCGGTGTCTATAGGCAAGATGAAGGGAAAGTGGTGGCTTTATTAACAGAAATTCTCTCGATTCTCGAATTTGTCCATCAGAAACAGGTGATCCATCGCGATGTTAATCCCTTCAATCTTATTCGTCGCAGCCAAGATCATCAATTGGTTTTAATTGATTTTGGTGCTGTCAAACAAATTAGCACTCAAGTGGTTAAAGAAGGTAAAACCGTTTCTACCATCGCTATTGGTACCCCTGGTTATTTCCCCAGTGAACAGGCCCAAGGTTATCCGCGTTTTAGTAGCGATATCTATGCCACTGGTATTATTGGATTACAAGCTTTAACCGGTAAAGAGCCCGAAGATATTCCACTGGATGCTCGCACGGGGGAAATTCTCTGGCAACATTTGGCCATGACTAGCGCCGAGTTTAGTTATGTTATCGAGCGCATGATCCGCTATGATTTTCGTCAGCGTTATACCAGCGCCAGTGAAGCATTAATCGATCTGAGAAAATTAGGGAAAATTCATCATCTCGCTCCGAAAACTACCCAGGTGGTGAAATCTCAAGATCAAGTTGCTCGTCAAGGGAAATCTTGGTTAAAAAAAATCTTATCTGTCTGTGGGACAATTGGCTTAATAGCAGGTTCTTATCTGGGTTTTGACTATTGGAAAAATTCTCGTAATTCTCTTCGTTACTATCAACAAGGTCAGACTTTTTATCAACTCAAACGCTATACCGATGCCCTCAATTACTATGATCAAGCCTTAAAAATTAATCCCGATTATCTTGAGGCATTCCAAGGAAAAGCTGATGCTTTATTAGCTTTACAAAGATACTCGGAAGCTTTAATTATCTACGAAAAAGCTATTCAAATTAACCCAGATTCCGCTTGGCCAGCTTGGCTCGGTCGCGGGCAAGCTTTAGATAAGTTAGGCAAAAATCAAGAGGCTTTGGAAAGTTTTGAGCGGGTCTTATCTCTTAATCCTGCCGCTAGTCAAGCTTGGCAAGGTAAGGCCGATATCTATCTAGAACTGCAACAATATTCCGCCGCCCAAAAAGCTCTTGACAAATTGTTAACTTTTCAGCAAAATGATGCCAAAACCTGGTATAAAAAAGGCTGGTCATTACAAAATCTTGAGGATTATGAAGGGGCAGTTAAAGCCTACGATCAGGCTCTAGCGATCGAATCGGATAATGCCTTAATTTGGTATCAAAAAGGTAATAGTTTGTATCAATTAAATAAAATTAATGAGGCTTTAGAAAGTTATAGCAAAGCTGGACAATTTAATCCCCAATTTTCCCAAGCTCACTATAGTCAAGGGATTATTCTGCAAAAATTAGGCCGCAAACCAGAAGCTTTGGAGGCATTTACTCAAGCAACTAAAGCCAATTCTAATTATTATCAAGCCTGGTTACATCAAGGGGCATTACTTCATCAAATGGAAAGATTTCAAGAAGCGATCGCATCCTACGAAAAAGCTCGCCGCATTTCTTCCCAAAAAGCCGAAGTTTTTATCGGTATCGGTAACGCTTGGTATCGTTTAGGCGACAATTACCAAGCTATAAATGCCTATCAACAGGCGATTCAAAGACAAAAAGATAACCCCGAAACCTGGAAAAGTTTAGGCAATAGTTGGTTTAAACTCGGTCAATACGAGCGAGCGATTCAAGCTTATCAAGAATCCCTTCGTTATCGTTCCAATGACCGAGAAGTGCAGGCACAAAAACAACTGGCAGAAACTCGCTGGCAAGAACTTCAGCAATCTTCCCAAAACCAAACCCCCAAAGTCGATAGTGAGGAACAGGTTCCCTAA
- a CDS encoding aromatic ring-hydroxylating dioxygenase subunit alpha has product MLSSTATYPIGGTDIDRFDCRQVWYPIYYVKDLDKKQPQRFTLLEEDLVIWWDKNQQEWRVFEDKCPHRLAPLSEGRLNESGHLECPYHGWSFSGGGNCEFIPQQPENSQANTSRRACVRSLATAIRQGLLFVYAGNPENASLTAIPIIEPMEEDADAWICLDTFRDLPYSAVTLIENIIDSSHVPYTHHLTIGNRANAAPMELEIIESNRQGFKGIWPEGPRKGQLGQQYSNFIAPGLIYHDLTSEKFGRTLTVVYATPIRQGECRLFARFPFKFNSKLPKFFIKLTPTWYSHINQNAILEDDQIFLYYQERYLQAQGGSQNFSQACYLPTKADLLVFEYRNWVNQYQADPFAGQPFPPLQSKEILLERYHSHTKNCAVCQGALKNINRLQGLTLAIAIVLGLSLPVLALIFAQSALVPVTVLTVLTAIMVAVYWRLGELKKQFYQGRELLPRNTGKKR; this is encoded by the coding sequence ATGCTGAGCAGCACTGCTACCTATCCCATCGGGGGAACAGATATCGATCGCTTTGATTGTCGTCAAGTTTGGTATCCTATCTACTACGTCAAAGATTTAGACAAAAAGCAGCCCCAACGCTTTACCCTACTAGAAGAGGATTTAGTGATTTGGTGGGACAAAAATCAGCAAGAATGGCGAGTTTTCGAGGATAAATGTCCCCATCGTCTCGCTCCTCTCTCAGAAGGTCGTCTTAACGAAAGCGGACATCTAGAATGTCCCTATCACGGTTGGTCTTTTTCCGGGGGAGGAAACTGTGAATTTATTCCCCAACAACCGGAAAACAGTCAAGCTAACACCTCTCGACGCGCTTGTGTGCGGTCTTTAGCCACGGCTATCCGTCAGGGATTATTATTCGTTTATGCGGGTAATCCCGAAAATGCTTCCCTGACTGCGATTCCAATTATTGAACCCATGGAGGAGGATGCTGATGCTTGGATTTGTTTGGATACCTTTCGAGATCTACCCTACTCGGCCGTCACTTTAATCGAAAATATTATCGATTCTAGTCATGTTCCCTATACCCATCATCTCACCATCGGTAATCGGGCCAATGCCGCTCCTATGGAATTAGAAATTATCGAGTCCAATCGTCAGGGATTTAAGGGAATTTGGCCCGAAGGACCGCGTAAAGGTCAATTAGGTCAGCAATACAGCAATTTTATCGCCCCCGGATTAATTTACCACGATCTCACCTCGGAAAAGTTCGGACGGACTTTAACCGTAGTCTATGCAACTCCCATCCGTCAGGGAGAATGTCGTCTCTTTGCTCGTTTTCCCTTTAAATTTAACTCTAAACTGCCGAAATTCTTCATTAAGCTTACCCCCACTTGGTATTCCCACATCAATCAAAACGCTATTCTCGAAGATGATCAGATTTTTCTCTACTATCAAGAGCGTTATCTGCAAGCTCAGGGAGGTAGTCAGAATTTTAGTCAAGCTTGTTATCTCCCTACCAAAGCGGATTTATTGGTGTTTGAGTATCGCAATTGGGTTAATCAATACCAAGCTGATCCTTTCGCCGGTCAACCTTTTCCCCCCCTACAATCAAAAGAGATTCTCCTCGAACGCTATCACTCCCATACCAAAAATTGTGCTGTTTGTCAAGGGGCTTTAAAAAATATTAATCGTCTCCAGGGGTTAACATTAGCGATCGCTATTGTTCTTGGTCTATCTTTACCAGTTTTAGCTCTAATTTTCGCTCAATCGGCCCTTGTTCCCGTGACAGTGCTGACAGTATTAACTGCAATTATGGTGGCAGTTTATTGGCGCTTGGGAGAACTGAAAAAACAGTTTTATCAAGGACGGGAATTATTGCCGAGAAATACCGGTAAAAAGCGATAA